In one Plasmodium vivax chromosome 4, whole genome shotgun sequence genomic region, the following are encoded:
- a CDS encoding hypothetical protein, conserved (encoded by transcript PVX_002670A): MKFFICQVKSRCPFTPKGVRYVSSKKISNYYPPQGPSVRDMDEEYKRFLQLKRREKVLPDNKITSIDINTFKKYKHKNNPIFSTEFKVFITGFLICGWCVFAIYLTVRIMSPDDFEWVESERKRLEDAKRKVMMIKERGKEVDPV, encoded by the exons ATGAAGTTCTTTATATGTCAAGTGAAGAGCAGGTGTCCCTTCACACCCAAAGGAGTTCGCTATGTGTCCTCAAAAAAGATATCCAAC tactaCCCCCCCCAAGGGCCAAGCGTTAGAGACATGGATGAGGAGTACAAGAGGTTCCTTCAGCTGaagagaagagaaaaagtTTTACCCGACAATAAAATTACAAGCATTGATATTAATACGTTTAAAAAGTATAAGCACAAAAAcaaccccattttttccaccgaATTTAAGGTGTTCATAACtggttttttaatttgcggGTGGTGCGTTTTTGCCATTTACCTCACGGTGAGGATTATGTCTCCTGACGATTTCGAATGGGTGGAAAGTGAGAGGAAGAGGCTGGAGGATGCCAAAAGGAAAGTTATGATGATAAAGGAACGGGGAAAGGAGGTGGACCCCGTGTGA
- a CDS encoding clathrin coat assembly protein AP17, putative (encoded by transcript PVX_002675A) has translation MLNFILLQNRQGKTRFSKWYINCNEAKQKKIERDINKILINRSRSYANIFVYENFKIVYRLYAGLYFVVCIENENELYILEFIHFMAQLLDTFFTNVCELDLLFNFHFLYYFFDNIILGGYIYEVNKNIILDKISKIKKVI, from the exons atgctgaattttattcttttgcAGAATCGGCAGGGGAAGACacgtttttcaaaatg gtACATCAACTGCAACGAAGCCAAGCAGAAGAAGATCGAGAGAGACATCAACAAAATTCTAATCAACAGGAGTAGGTCCTACGCGAACATCTTCGTCTACGAGAACTTCAAAATTGTGTACCGGCTGTACGCAG GCCTCTACTTCGTCGTGTGCATCGAGAACGAAAACGAGCTGTACATCCTGGAGTTCATCCACTTCATGGCGCAGCTGCTGGACACCTTCTTCACCAACGTCTGCGAGCTGGACCTCCTCTTCAACTTTCACTTTCTTTACTACTTCTTTGATAACATCATCTTGGGGGGGTACATCTACGAGGTGAACAAGAATATTATCCTCGacaaaataagcaaaattaaGAAAGTCATTTga
- a CDS encoding hypothetical protein, conserved (encoded by transcript PVX_002680A) — protein sequence MHLSCRGASLGGRQALRTQRKKQQAGALSEYREKLQALSRPEKVVRIDLNGKEKKTAKYFFERDKYVYVRSKAEIERLERGAPLAGLAARPTLAARPAITAANAANAAAPPARERRRRRSEKALRDAYDLSQEELLYMKFVEKIKMKNIFALLNNIKKNKYMGNKQRETILSCIYKYASHNCYGMTKTHFFFFLYVFPQQLKYACRARHYLRSLLDKDQMTLTQCLRLIGETNLFHLNCHLRGHYVRFLLRNAHKISLPQILSLLSTGSYLFAITPDFKTEEDHLDQLLKKKLIQIVKGMERVPLEGDLKWDYLRYMEWCARGENTFLQLLLNELSVHLHRRVFIDNVEVLKRNHEHEYLQRVLTLGRYSLHINHLNVLVLGKDEGCFPEKTTKGETAKVKVFPSYIAWQGGGEKSACDVQEENQPSRHGYVRAALPPDNPARTNQTAPKRTRESNTLRNMKVAFSFSDPMEKLKSSRYEELKQVYQINTKVTDRNVKMLLRFVRMVHHHNNASPLEKLLCRDNLPQIVSDLRRERENPPFGGERMCRTGYKENSPLWRLTRWWASDQEISSPGKRVPFLHNLFGHTNGGALPPQERPLLPCKITPSGEATVLADPKMKQENEGVKRSQSQEERPPNVCHPSNSSPAENLPPPPQAKDPIVSSVYFAAQHDKRYFYKSQLNCLAKCLLYVSDSFGQFVQKEGPLLREAEKTFYEIFSYVMKNLFLVNLPNWFYVFVAVCKFGGAAGGAAGGAAAAGDTPPRDRMGNLLQIVHTVRAYRYQEVRAIVQEEDTRRCLQIGDPPLPEGRLPAEHTPNYDTLHRIILSKFRIDDGPVSSEEGEAPLVTRGTHHFRKTAEATSPSAKQNHEVANSAHMITSQSGVNFLLTMLSCYLDGAPFQTKHFLIVLYHLNVSIWRDAAVKTHLETRLHRNSRKFRNRYFYVHTGCGGDKPMLDKSLVARVRAACLVLRGGRASPNYSQPDGHPNYSQPLDPPNYTQPDGHPNYFQPLDLYAQMEKLLRRNQHRFTLDDMLTFIATYSLNGLYHSTVYYSISKWLLRHDLASLPDETKIFLFILFSRCPHVYKPLQLHLLHLVFQIGEVSRQSGLPLLCALIHTMITHHHREDHRASSVRVKHIRYVARKFGRIHWPYFFPLELFLQKSAQEIASRRVLTLESGSLGGRRHSPGGNATRIATKATSSNGATRRTTANVTTATRERTNPTDLSPNVDAFNLEDHLKAMLPHIVKQLEKRSVGGQDPRINSAHGLMLTPPPADLHPLEDSTQREVLQNCKNFLSYHFVQRHFLVSRGSLYYAILEHFKEGEGKKRFHDSHTHTHG from the coding sequence ATGCACCTCAGCTGCAGGGGCGCCTCTTTGGGTGGGCGGCAGGCCCTCAGGACCCAGCGGAAGAAGCAACAGGCAGGGGCCCTAAGCGAGTACAGGGAGAAGCTGCAGGCCCTGTCGAGGCCCGAAAAGGTCGTGCGGATTGACCTGAatgggaaggagaagaaaacggCCAAGTACTTTTTCGAAAGGGACAAGTATGTGTACGTGCGGAGCAAGGCGGAGATTGAGCGGCTCGAGCGGGGGGCGCCAttagcggggttagcggcgagACCGACATTAGCGGCGAGACCGGCCATAACCGCTGCTAATGCCGCTAAtgccgctgccccccccgcgaGGGAGCGACGGCGGCGCAGGTCGGAGAAGGCCCTGCGAGACGCGTACGACCTGTCCCAGGAAGAGCTGCTCTACATGAAGTtcgtggaaaaaataaaaatgaaaaacatcTTCGCCCTCCtgaataacataaaaaaaaataagtacatGGGGAATAAGCAGAGAGAAACCATCCTGAGCTGCATCTACAAATACGCAAGTCACAACTGCTATGGGATGACCAAGAcgcacttcttcttcttcctgtaCGTTTTTCCCCAGCAATTAAAATATGCCTGCAGAGCAAGGCACTACTTGAGGAGCCTCCTGGACAAGGACCAAATGACTCTCACCCAGTGTCTCAGATTGATAGGCGAAACGAATCTGTTCCATTTGAACTGCCATCTTAGGGGTCACTACGTCCGCTTCCTACTTAGGAATGCCCACAAGATTAGCTTGCCACAGATTTTGAGTCTTCTATCTACGGGCTCCTACCTCTTCGCCATCACCCCGGATTTCAAAACGGAGGAGGACCATCTAGACCAACTCCTAAAAAAGAAGCTCATTCAAATTGTAAAGGGGATGGAGAGGGTTCCCCTTGAGGGGGACCTAAAATGGGACTACCTACGCTACATGGAATGGTGTGCCCGTGGGGAAAACACCTTCCTGCAGCTTCTCCTTAACGAGCTGTCTGTTCACCTGCACAGGAGGGTATTCATCGACAATGTGGAGGTCCTAAAGAGGAACCACGAGCATGAGTACCTGCAGAGGGTCCTAACCCTGGGGAGGTACAGCCTCCACATAAACCACTTAAATGTTTTGGTGCTAGGCAAAGATGAGGGGTGCTTCCCAGAGAAGACCACCAAGGGGGAGACCGCCAAGGTGAAGGTCTTCCCGTCGTACATTGCGTGGcagggagggggagaaaaatctGCTTGCGATGTGCAGGAGGAGAATCAGCCAAGCAGGCATGGTTATGTAAGGGCCGCCCTCCCGCCTGACAACCCCGCGAGGACGAACCAGACTGCCCCCAAACGAACGCGGGAAAGCAACACCTTGAGGAACATGAAGGtggccttctccttctcgGACCCAATGGAAAAGCTAAAAAGCAGTCGATACGAGGAGCTGAAGCAGGTGTATCAAATCAACACCAAAGTTACAGACAGAAATGTTAAGATGCTCCTGAGGTTTGTTCGGATGGTACATCACCACAATAATGCATCCCCTTTGGAGAAGCTCCTCTGCAGGGATAATCTCCCTCAAATTGTGTCTGATCTGAGGAGGGAGCGGGAGAACCCACCCTTCGGTGGTGAACGTATGTGTAGGACTGGCTATAAAGAGAACTCCCCTCTTTGGAGACTCACCCGCTGGTGGGCCTCCGACCAGGAGATCAGCTCGCCAGGCAAACGGGTACCCTTTTTGCACAACCTATTCGGGCACACCAATGGGGGAGCGCTTCCACCCCAGGAGAGGCCACTCCTCCCGTGTAAAATAACCCCATCGGGTGAAGCGACTGTATTGGCAGACCCTAAAATGAAGCAAGAAAACGAAGGGGTGAAGAGGAGCCAAAGCCAGGAAGAGAGACCCCCTAACGTTTGCCATCCGTCTAACTCTAGCCCAGCTGAGAaccttcctcccccccctcaagCAAAGGACCCCATCGTGAGCAGCGTCTACTTCGCCGCTCAGCATGACAAAAGATATTTCTACAAATCGCAGCTGAACTGTCTCGCCAAGTGCTTGCTTTATGTGAGCGACTCGTTTGGGCAATTCGTTCAGAAGGAGGGGCCCCTTTTGagggaagcggaaaaaaccTTTTACGAAATCTTCTCCTACGTCATGAAGAACCTGTTCCTTGTGAACTTGCCCAACTGGTTCTACGTCTTCGTCGCGGTGTGCAAGTTCGGCGGGGCggcagggggagcggcggggggagcagccGCAGCAGGAGACACACCACCCAGGGACCGAATGGGGAACCTCCTCCAGATCGTGCACACCGTGCGGGCGTACCGCTACCAGGAGGTGCGCGCCATCGTGCAGGAAGAAGATACTCGACGCTGCCTGCAAATTGGGGACCCGCCCCTTCCAGAGGGTCGGCTCCCAGCCGAGCACACCCCCAACTACGACACTCTCCACAGAATCATTCTGAGCAAGTTTAGGATAGACGATGGTCCGGTTAGCAGCgaagagggggaggcacCGCTTGTTACGCGGGGGACTCATCACTTTAGAAAGACAGCCGAGGCAACGTCTCCTTCAGCGAAGCAAAATCACGAAGTGGCCAATTCGGCTCACATGATAACTTCGCAGAGCGGCGTTAACTTCCTCCTGACCATGCTGTCCTGCTACCTTGACGGCGCGCCCTTCCAGACGAAGCACTTCCTAATCGTCCTCTACCACTTGAACGTTTCCATTTGGAGAGACGCTGCAGTGAAGACCCACCTCGAGACGAGGCTACACAGGAATAGTAGAAAGTTTCGGAACAGGTACTTCTATGTGCATACGGGGTGTGGGGGGGATAAGCCAATGCTGGACAAGTCGCTCGTTGCGAGAGTGCGGGCCGCCTGCTTGGTGCTCAGAGGGGGGCGCGCCTCCCCGAATTACTCCCAACCGGATGGCCACCCGAATTACTCCCAACCGCTTGACCCCCCGAATTACACCCAACCGGATGGCCACCCGAATTACTTCCAACCGCTTGACCTGTACGCCCAGATGGAGAAGCTGCTGCGGAGGAACCAACACCGCTTTACCCTGGACGACATGCTCACCTTCATCGCCACGTACAGCCTGAACGGCCTCTACCACTCCACCGTCTACTACTCCATCTCAAAGTGGCTGCTCCGACACGACTTGGCATCTCTCCCCGATGAGACgaagatatttttattcatccTCTTCAGCCGCTGCCCACATGTGTACAAGCCTCTGCAGCTGCATTTACTTCATCTGGTGTTCCAAATTGGGGAAGTCAGCCGGCAGAGCggcctccccctcctgtgcGCCCTCATCCACACGATGATCACCCACCATCACCGCGAAGATCACCGCGCGAGCAGCGTAAGGGTAAAGCACATCCGCTATGTTGCGAGaaaatttggaagaattCACTGGCCCtactttttccccctcgagTTGTTCCTACAGAAGAGTGCACAGGAGATTGCCTCCAGGAGGGTACTCACCTTGGAGAGTGGCTCCCTGGGCGGCAGGAGGCACAGCCCCGGAGGGAACGCCACAAGGATTGCCACAAAAGCGACTTCCTCAAACGGGGCTACCAGAAGGACCACCGCAAATGTGACTACCGCCACTCGCGAAAGAACAAACCCAACGGATCTCTCTCCCAACGTTGACGCGTTTAATTTGGAGGACCATTTGAAGGCCATGCTTCCACACATTGTTAAGCAGTTAGAAAAACGTTCAGTTGGGGGGCAGGATCCACGGATCAATTCCGCCCATGGACTGATGTTAACACCTCCCCCTGCAGACCTCCACCCCTTGGAAGACAGCACTCAGAGGGAAGTGCtccaaaattgcaaaaatttccTCTCGTACCATTTCGTGCAAAGGCACTTTTTGGTAAGCAGGGGGTCGCTGTACTATGCCATCCTAGAGCACTTcaaagagggggaggggaaaaaacgcttTCACGATTcccacacacatacacacggGTGA
- a CDS encoding ATP synthase alpha chain, putative (encoded by transcript PVX_002685A), whose product MQAAGKMRLLGQQLRRCGKWSDVRSAAVLAYSTKISPVEISKILEKKFEQFDFKTSANEVGYVLSVGDGICRAFGLNNVKSSELLEIHNSDASDSSGGAANQGGASNVTYGMATNLEYDNVGVVIFGNDRNIREGDIIKRTNRIIDVCVGHELLGRVVDGLGNEIDGGKPIQTSEKRKIEIKAPGIIARKSVNESIITGIKCIDSLVPIGRGQRELIIGDRQTGKTAIAVDTIIHQKNINEQVPDNEKVYCIYVAIGQKKSNIAKLVNLLKKYDALKYTIIVNSSASDASPLQFLAPYTGCAMAEYFRDNGKHALIIFDDLSKQAVAYRQLSLLLRRPPGREAYPGDIFYIHSKLLERSSKLNDSLKGGSLTALPIIETLNNDVSAYIPTNVISITDGQIFLESELFYKGIIPAINVGLSVSRIGSSAQYKCMKKLASSMKLELAQFREIVAFSQFGSDLDASTKKLIEKGKILTEILKQKQYSPVSISYQICLIYAATKDYLASLTIDQVQDFEKRYFEFLDSNYADVLRKIQANCDLAEVEDQIREAIQRFLELYKAEAGAA is encoded by the coding sequence ATGCAGGCAGCGGGCAAGATGCGGCTGCTCGGGCAGCAGCTCAGGAGGTGCGGCAAGTGGAGCGACGTTCGCAGCGCCGCGGTGCTGGCGTACTCCACGAAAATCAGCCCCGTGGAGATctccaaaattttggagaagAAATTCGAGCAGTTCGATTTCAAGACGTCCGCGAACGAAGTGGGATACGTGTTAAGCGTGGGGGACGGCATATGCAGGGCCTTCGGGTTGAACAACGTGAAGTCATCGGAGCTGCTGGAAATCCACAACAGTGATGCGTCGGATAGCAGCGGGGGTGCCGCCAACCAGGGGGGCGCCTCAAACGTCACCTACGGAATGGCGACGAACCTAGAGTACGATAACGTGGGGGTAGTGATCTTCGGAAACGATAGGAACATAAGAGAAGGGGACATAATAAAGCGAACGAACAGGATCATCGATGTGTGCGTTGGCCATGAGTTACTGGGTCGAGTGGTAGACGGATTGGGAAACGAGATTGACGGGGGGAAGCCAATTCAGACGagtgaaaagagaaaaatagaaataaaagcACCAGGAATTATTGCACGTAAGAGTGTAAACGAATCTATCATTACAGGCATCAAATGTATTGACAGTCTGGTCCCCATAGGGAGAGGACAGAGAGAGTTAATCATAGGAGATAGGCAAACGGGGAAAACAGCCATAGCAGTAGATACAATCATCCAccagaaaaatataaatgaacagGTGCCAGATAATGAAAAGGTCTACTGCATCTACGTTGCCAttgggcagaaaaaaagcaatattGCAAAGTTGGTTAATCtcctaaaaaaatatgatgcgTTGAAGTATACCATCATTGTAAATTCGAGTGCGTCAGATGCTTCTCCTCTGCAGTTTTTGGCTCCCTACACTGGGTGTGCTATGGCTGAGTACTTTCGAGACAATGGGAAGCATGCGCTGATCATCTTCGACGATTTGAGTAAGCAGGCAGTTGCTTACAGACAGCTGTCCCTTCTTCTGAGGAGACCCCCAGGGAGAGAGGCCTACCCAGGGGATATTTTCTACATCCACTCGAAACTCCTGGAGAGGTCCTCCAAATTGAACGACTCGCTAAAAGGGGGGAGTCTCACCGCGCTGCCAATCATAGAGACGCTCAACAATGACGTTTCGGCTTACATCCCTACCAATGTCATTTCGATCACGGATGGGCAAATTTTCCTCGAAAGCGAATTGTTTTACAAAGGGATTATCCCCGCCATCAATGTCGGCTTGAGTGTCTCCCGAATTGGAAGTAGTGCTCAGTACAAGTGCATGAAGAAGCTAGCTTCCTCTATGAAGCTAGAGCTAGCCCAATTTCGAGAGATCGTGGCTTTTTCTCAGTTCGGCTCGGACCTAGATGCCTCTACGAAGAAGCTCATcgagaaggggaagatcCTAACGGAGATCCTAAAGCAGAAGCAGTACTCCCCAGTCAGCATCAGCTACCAGATTTGCCTCATCTACGCCGCCACCAAGGATTATCTCGCCAGCCTGACCATCGACCAGGTGCAGGACTTCGAAAAGCGCTACTTTGAGTTCCTCGACAGTAACTACGCAGATGTGCTCCGGAAGATTCAGGCCAACTGCGACTTGGCCGAGGTGGAGGACCAGATCAGGGAGGCCATTCAGCGCTTCCTCGAGCTGTACAAGGCGGAGGCGGGGGCGGCGTGA
- a CDS encoding hypothetical protein, conserved (encoded by transcript PVX_002690A): MRRATFLLKLLLLAAIAAQEGLLSWQLMTSKTLVVLLDAGLLTVFLYLQVRSANNTHMYMIYVYSVVAKVTVIYYISLPRALTGHHGGAGGAASSLLPTLPLTLRPTTYADSIHVVSSAILLSIVVYILFFLVTDFDLLKVRLINLEMFFCLLIITHVSIDLLDISNFFSFVHFHFLLYHFRVVQELSLFSNPDLFAGASLDRKDLMDFYSFCLHAHQAVFILFGVLLCVNIAIHAYSLPSFSYESNKRRKVSSKGGGDVGGHPLSAPHLAHSYSCDVTMPRSKVGGDAMSCLKYISIYSFFFTDVSLFAARLFLCLVFSATACSPQFLMKNLCFAIIHGSRIYRKSKFYNRRRGGRAQGGSPPDEGSYTDGGSYTDEESHTDEGSHTDEGSHTDEGSHTDERQNGRSEERSKHRPDEPPNRPPHEPSTSLHLKESHVNKELLSRSYLSIDTINIRGIKNAEYNRVDSLSYDKISPQVYLHYLKYNGVNFKRYMSCYVDQIEKNSTGYSLIFLFFFILIATKIAILVVTYTMDFDQDLNRHLYDLTYLWDINAVKSCWILRINCFIIFVYSFCSFLLYVVTCSLFDGVFMCLLYAFNLMSFFLVLLIMSKHNPSYHLLDYFNRNKNTLVVLFLFGYLVYLFLADTYMFIYMLLGRKYVTYRRRVKTHRGGEAPGRAAHTAQTAHTAYTAYTAHTAEKEEVLTPISVVSSFTLKLIKHMKGPIMLNRIIISKNLIKNTRVDNFLFFCHLKEIAIKLVLYLFACFLSLREDAINLCFVLFVFMANVLLSAAYLVLSKVDRDVAMDSIFTQALFLDLTRATRDGRGARRAGTSKSQQEKDAFHEPTAHTSVYEEYSYEYAVLFENCLNYF; the protein is encoded by the exons ATGAGGCGCGCGACGTTCCTGCTGAAGCTGCTCCTGCTGGCGGCCATAGCCGCCCAGGAGGGGCTGCTCTCGTGGCAGCTGATGACCAGCAAAACGCTCGTGGTGCTGCTGGACGCGGGGCTCCTCACCGTCTTCCTCTACCTACAAGTCAGATCGGCCAACAacacgcacatgtacatgATTTACGTTTACAGCGTCGTGGCCAAGGTGACGGTGATTTACTACATCTCCCTCCCGAGGGCCCTCACTGGTCACCACGGGGGGGCAGGCGGGGCGGCTTCATCCCTACTGCCAACCCTACCGCTAACGTTACGGCCAACCACCTACGCAGACAGCATCCACGTCGTCAGCTCGGCGATCCTCCTCTCCATCGTCGTCTACATCCTGTTCTTCCTCGTCACCGATTTTGATTTGCTCAAAGTTCGCCTCATCAATCTGGAGATGTTCTTTTGCCTCCTCATAATAACCCACGTGTCGATAGACCTCCTAGacatttctaattttttctcttttgtgcattttcattttttgctttaccACTTCCGCGTGGTCCAGGAGCTCTCTCTGTTTAGTAACCCAGATCTGTTTGCCGGTGCTTCCCTCGATCGGAAGGATCTCATGGACTTCTATTCCTTCTGCCTACATGCCCACCAAGCTGTCTTCATCCTCTTTGGTGTGCTGCTCTGCGTGAATATTGCCATTCATGCTTATTCGCTTCCGAGCTTTTCCTACGAAAGTAACAAGCGGAGGAAGGTCTCCtctaaaggggggggagatgtAGGAGGTCATCCATTGAGTGCACCCCATTTGGCACATAGCTACAGCTGTGATGTGACGATGCCCAG GTCCAAAGTCGGCGGGGATGCCATGTCCTGCCTCAAGTACATCAGCATAtacagcttcttcttcaccgaCGTGTCTCTCTTCGCGGCGCGACTGTTCCTTTGCCTGGTCTTCTCGGCCACCGCGT GTTCGCCCCAGTTCCTCATGAAGAACCTCTGCTTCGCCATCATCCACGGATCGCGCATCTACCGGAAGTCAAAGTTTTACAACCGCCGCAGGGGGGGCCGAGCCCAGGGGGGGAGTCCCCCCGATGAGGGGAGCTACACCGATGGGGGGAGTTACACAGATGAGGAGAGCCACACCGATGAGGGAAGCCACACCGATGAGGGAAGCCACACCGATGAGGGAAGCCACACCGATGAGCGTCAAAACGGCCGATCAGAAGAGCGTTCGAAGCACCGCCCAGACGAACCGCCGAATCGCCCGCCACACGAACCGTCGACCAGTCTGCACTTGAAGGAAAGCCACGTGAATAAGGAACTCCTCAGCAGGAGCTACCTCTCAATCGACACGATAAACATAAGAGGGATTAAAAACGCCGAGTACAACCGAGTGGACAGTCTAAGCTACGACAAGATCAGCCCACAAGTCTACCTCCATTACTTAAAATACAACGGGGTGAATTTCAAAAGATACATGTCCTGTTATGTAGACCAAATAGAGAAGAACTCCACGGGGTACTCGCtgatcttcctcttcttcttcattctcATTGCGACGAAAATTGCCATCCTGGTGGTCACCTACACAATGGATTTCGACCAAGACCTGAATCGGCATCTATACGATCTGACTTACCTATGGGACATCAACGCGGTGAAGTCCTGCTGGATCCTCAGAATTAAttgctttataatttttgtgtACTCCTTTTGTTCGTTCCTTCTCTACGTAGTTACGTGCTCCCTGTTCGATGGGGTCTTCATGTGCCTGCTGTATGCCTTTAACCTGATGTCATTCTTCCTTGTGCTCCTCATCATGTCCAAGCACAACCCGTCGTACCACTTGCTGGACTACTTCAATAGGAACAAGAACACGCTGGTGgttctcttcctcttcggCTACCTG GTGTACCTCTTCCTCGCGGACACGTACATGTTCATCTACATGCTCCTCGGGCGCAAGTACGTCACCTATCGAAGACGAGTGAAAACGCACAGGGGAGGCGAAGCACCGGGAAGGGCCGCACACACCGCGCAAACCGCACACACCGCTTACACCGCCTACACCGCTCACACCGCAGAGAAGGAGGAAGTGCTGACTCCCATCTCGGTGGTGTCCTCCTTTACCCTCAAGCTGATCAAACACATGAAGGGACCCATCATGCTCAACAGAATTATaattagcaaaaatttaattaaaaacacACGAGTTGAtaactttttgtttttttgccacttgaAAGAAATTGCCATCAAGCTGGTGCTTTACCTTTTCGCTTGCTTCCTCTCACTGAGGGAGGACGCGATCAATCTCTGCTTTGTTCTGTTCGTTTTTATGGCGAATGTCCTTTTGTCCGCTGCCTATTTGGTTCTCTCCAAGGTGGACCGGGACGTCGCCATGGACAGCATCTTCACGCAGGCGCTCTTTCTGGACCTCACCCGGGCCACGC GAGACGGACGAGGGGCCAGACGGGCCGGCACCTCCAAAAGCCAGCAGGAAAAAGACGCCTTCCACGAGCCGACCGCACACACCAGCGTGTACGAAGAATATTCCTACGAGTATGCCGTCCTGTTTGAGAACTGCCTCAATTACTTTTGA
- a CDS encoding hypothetical protein, conserved (encoded by transcript PVX_002695A): MNKPAQGKAAEGGAKSVGSIKPGGSIKPGGSGQRGLPNKERQKIKPIQVRRSLKDILVNENPSQLILNYSGRKIASAFPEEDVMHQDILSESPTEEPISGEDKRKKGGNMERLISTEAIDSHQQIMMQELQELLSKDDLTDEMKNNIKSLYIQVQEIYIEIKNDLKKNCPSSEDILNLYRSDDLNKKSKNAIWKKFCFYKMLGDQMSDIHICTISSYRLKYLKTIYKWYCKNKRVLFGGRFGRRSGGGGPSARGDDTATEGTSSDVTTGGGSSSGDAFNGAAPNGGAANGDTANDVVGAQEQVAEGAMDGSDPVEAAAPGDEVTCEEGGTSQTGDGSSPQGGEANGVKKKGDEKGGAAGHYGRETSDQFDDLLTRHMQEIKRPGDDGEKREVDWSHQQQEKAQNKPRDNILAGYIFPCSLFEKGTAEGEGDKPFGSEHRKDAIPLECTQEDLLPTQIDTKRIMELEEEIKRQKLLIKEKEIEIINSPIGIKFKDIFGNFQDIDINE, from the coding sequence ATGAATAAACCCGCGCAGGGGAAGGCAGCCGAGGGGGGCGCCAAATCTGTGGGGAGCATCAAACCTGGGGGGAGCATCAAACctggggggagcggccaacGCGGCTTACCCAACaaggagaggcaaaaaataaagccaaTCCAGGTGAGGCGAAGCTTGAAGGACATCCTAGTGAACGAAAATCCGAGTCAGCTCATCCTCAATTACAGCGGGAGAAAAATAGCGAGCGCTTTTCCTGAAGAAGATGTGATGCATCAAGACATTTTAAGTGAGTCCCCCACGGAGGAACCAATAAGCGGTGAagacaaaaggaaaaaaggaggaaacaTGGAAAGACTCATTAGCACAGAAGCAATCGATAGCCACCAACAAATTATGATGCAAGAGTTGCAAGAGCTCCTAAGCAAAGATGACTTAACtgacgaaatgaaaaataacattaaatCGCTCTACATACAAGTGCAAGAAATttatatagaaataaaaaacgacttaaaaaagaattgcccTTCATCGGAggacattttaaatttgtatcGATCGGATGACCTGAACAAGAAGAGTAAGAAtgccatttggaaaaaattttgtttttataaaatgctTGGGGACCAGATGAGCGACATTCACATTTGCACCATTTCGTCGTACAGgctaaaatatttgaaaacCATTTATAAGTGGTACTGCAAGAATAAGCGCGTTTTGTTTGGCGGTCGGTTTGGTCGTCgctctggggggggagggcccTCTGCGCGCGGCGACGACACGGCTACGGAGGGCACGTCCAGTGATGtcaccacgggggggggttcttccAGTGGGGATGCTTTCAATGGGGCTGCTCCCAATGGTGGCGCTGCCAATGGTGACACCGCCAACGATGTGGTCGGAGCGCAGGAGCAGGTCGCGGAGGGGGCCATGGACGGGAGCGACCCAGTTGAGGCTGCTGCCCCCGGCGACGAAGTGACGTGTGAGGAGGGGGGAACATCCCAGACGGGGGATGGCTCATCAccacaagggggagaagcgaatggggtgaaaaaaaagggagacgAAAAGGGAGGTGCCGCAGGACACTATGGGAGGGAAACTTCCGACCAGTTCGATGACCTTCTCACGAGGCACATGCAAGAAATAAAGAGGCCTGGTGATGATGGGGAGAAGAGAGAAGTCGATTGGAGCCATCAGCAGCaggaaaaagcgcaaaaCAAACCGAGAGACAACATCCTAGCGGGTTACATATTTCCCTGTTCGCTGTTTGAAAAGGGCACAGCCGAGGGGGAGGGAGACAAGCCATTTGGCAGTGAACACAGAAAGGATGCCATCCCGTTGGAGTGCACCCAGGAGGACTTACTGCCGACCCAAATTGACACAAAGAGGATCATGGagctggaggaggaaatcAAACGGCAGAAGCTGCTAAtcaaggagaaggaaattGAAATAATTAACTCCCCGATTGGGATTAAATTTAAGGACATCTTTGGGAACTTCCAGGACATTGACATAAACGAGTGA